The following DNA comes from Papaver somniferum cultivar HN1 chromosome 4, ASM357369v1, whole genome shotgun sequence.
GATTCTGgagaaaataaagatgaaaagcgAAGAATCTATAGGATCtataggaaaaataaaaatcatgaaGATACAAGGAAGAGGAAGAGGCATACGGTGTAATTCTATAACTAAAACACCACTTTCTGATGCGGATTTTCAAGCAGAAATcacaggaagaatacataaacgagattataAGGGAAAGAAGGTGACGACGGTGGAAAAGAATCTCCTCTAAAGGAGTGGGAAAAAACGAAGATAACGTTTGCAGCAGATGAAATTCCGGAAGAAAATTTAAAGCGAACAGATCCATTGGTGATTACAATAACGGCTGAGCGAACCAAAACTGGTGAAAGGACGGAAAACTCAGAAGAATGGGCGATTAATAGAACGTTGGTGGATACCGGAAGTGCTTTTGATATCCTATTTTATCGTGCGTTTAGAGCCATGGGATACAGAGATGCGGACATGACATGTCCATCTTATAATATACATGGATTTAATAAAACAGTCACAAAACCAAAAGGAGAGATTACAATGCGAATACTGCTGGGAGAAGTAGAAGTGAAGACAACATTATGTGTGGTTGATATCGAATCACCATACAATATGTTATTGTGGAGACCATGGGTGCACGCGATAAAAGCCGCAGCGTCCACACTACATCAATGCATTAGATTCCCAATTCCAAGTGGAATAGgcgaaattagaggagatgttccAAATGCGAAGATCTGCCATCAGGTAGATGTAAAAAATTATGAAGGACGTGCAAAGAAGCGAAAGGATTGCTGGAGAAAAGTAAAGGAgttaaggaaagaagaagaatttcggATATACATGATTAGAGCGAAGGAAGGGAAAGGAATACCAAGCGAGATACCAGAGAAGGAAGGTGAACCAATTCAAGAGATTAAGGAATCAACACCAACGGGAGAACCAAGAGCGAATTTCACTGCAGCAGAACCAAcgaaagaagtaaatgttggtaCAGAAGAAGAACCAGAAATACTGAAAATAGGAACTAAgattgataaagaagaagaagaagaaaaaacaataaacatATTGCGCGAATATAGTGATATCttcgcatggagtatggaagaaatgccaggaatagatcTGTATGTTGCATTCCATAAATTGGATACTAAAAAGAATGCAaagccatttaaacaaagaataaggaagatcgcaacaacatatcatcctcaaatagaaacAGAGTTACAAAAGATGTTAGAGGCAGGGATTATAAGACCAGcaaaatatccagaatggatagcaaacatggtggtggtgccaaagaaaaacaagggtatAGAATTTGCATAGACTTCAGTGATTTAAATAAAGTATGTATGAAGGACAGTTATCCTTTACCAGATATTCCACAAATGGTAGAATCAGCGTCAGGAAATGGTAGAATCTCATTGCTAGATGGGTATAAaggttataatcaaattcctttggctgaagaagatcaagaacataccgcTTTTTCGCACCCCGAGGATTATATTGTTGTACGAAAATGccgtttggattgaagaatgcgggTGCGACGTATCAACGAATGGTAGAAAAGGTGTTtgaaaaatggatacataaaacagtagaggtctatgtcgatgacatgttagtaaagagaaaAGAGGCGGAAgatcatgttgatgatttgagagaaatTTTTGAGCAGATGCGAAAGTTCAATATCAAGGTGAACCCAAAAATATGTGTTTTTGGAGTATCATAAGGAAATATTTTGGGTTATATAGTCTCTAAAaagggaatagaagttgatccagatAAGGTACAAGCGATTAGAGATATGCCACTCCCAGCAACGGTGAAGgatgttcaaaagttaaatgTATTAATAGCTTCGATGGGATTTCACGTTCTTTGGACAAGTGTAAACATTTCTTCAACATATTAAAGAAAGGAGCAAAATTTGAGTGGGCAGAGGAATGTGACAAGGCGTTACAAAGCATAAAAAATTACTTAATGaatttatccattatgcaaacggCAAAGCCAGGAGAAGAATTTCTTTTATATTGGCATCCACACCATATGCATTAAGCGCGGTCTTGTTACGTTCGGATCAAGGGGTAGAAAAACCAATATATTATATAAGCAAAACGTACAATTCTGCAGAGAAAAATTATTCAAGGATTGAAAAACTAATTCTCGCACTCGTGTATGCATCATTTAAACTTCGCATTTATTTTCAGGCTCATAAGATTAAGGTATTAACAAAGGTACCAATTGAACCTGcgatgaaaaattgaaaaagatcAAGGAGACTtgaaagatggaatgcacaattGGGAAATTTTAAAATCGGttttgaaatattatcttcactaaAGTCACAAATCATCGCAGAGTTCCTGGCCGAATTTCCATTGGAGGAAGATGAGTATGTAGATGATATGATGGACGTGGATGAGGAACATGGGAATCTTAAAGATTTATTGACAGATCGAAATTCAAACATATGAGAGATACTAGTAGATGGATCGTCTAATGGAGAAGAAAATAGTATTGGTATTGTCTTTATTTCACCAGAAGGAGAGCGAATAGCTTACTCATTCAGGTTGGAGTTCGCATCTACAAACAATGAAACCGAGTATGAGGCAGTTGTACATGCATTGAAGTTAGCAATTGAAATGGAGGTACAGGAAGCGCGAGTAACTAGTAATTCCCAATTGGTAATTCGACAGATAGAAGGTAAATATtgtacaaatg
Coding sequences within:
- the LOC113271883 gene encoding uncharacterized protein LOC113271883 is translated as MGYRDADMTCPSYNIHGFNKTVTKPKGEITMRILLGEVEVKTTLCVVDIESPYNMLLWRPWVHAIKAAASTLHQCIRFPIPSGIGEIRGDVPNAKICHQVDVKNYEGRAKKRKDCWRKVKELRKEEEFRIYMIRAKEGKGIPSEIPEKEGEPIQEIKESTPTGEPRANFTAAEPTKEVNVGTEEEPEILKIGTKIDKEEEEEKTINILREYSDIFAWSMEEMPGIDLYPLPDIPQMVESASGNGRISLLDGYKGYNQIPLAEEDQEHTAFSHPEDYIVVRKCRLD